A segment of the Streptomyces sp. XD-27 genome:
TGAGCGGCGCCCGGCACTGGACCCTGGGGCTCCAGGCACTGCTGACGTTCCTCCCCTTCGCCGTCTTCAAGCACGCCTGGCTGGGCACACCGGGGTTCCTGGCCGGATCGGCGCTGCTGGTGCTGCGGTCCCCGCTGTCCTGGATCGCCTTCGGCGGGATCATGGCGACCACCGATGTGCTGCTGTTCCAGGTGGGCTTCGGGTGGGGCGAGGTGGCGTACACCACCGTGTCCACCGCGCTGACCGGCCTGGTGGTCTTCGGGCTGTCCCGGCTGACCGGTCTGGTCTCCGAGGTCTACCGGTCGCGCGCCGAGCTGGCCCGGCTGGCCATCGCGCAGGAGCGGCTCCGGTTCGCCCGCGACGTCCACGACCTGCTGGGCTACAGCCTCTCCACGATCACGCTCAAGTGCGAGCTGGTACACCGCCTGGTGCCCGAGCAGAACTCCCGCGCGCGGCAGGAGCTGCACGAGATCCTGGAGGCGTCCCGGCAGGCCCTCGCGGACGTGCGGACCGTGGCGCGCGGCTACCGCCGGATGTCCCTGACCGCGGAGGCGGGCACGGCCCAGTCCATGCTCGCGGCGGTCGGCATCCACACCACCACCCGACTGGAGTGCGGGGAGCTGCCGAACCTGGTGGACACGGTGCTGGCGAGCGTGCTGCGCGAGGGGCTGACCAACGTACTGCGGCACAGCAAGGCCCAGCACTGCACGATCGAGGCGCTGCGCGGGGACCGTACGGTGCGGCTGACCCTGGCCAACGACGGTGTGGGCAAGCCGTCCACGATCCTGCGCTGCGACGGTGCCGACGGCGCCGACGGCGGGAGCGGGCTGGGCAACCTCACGGCCCGGATGGAGCACCTGGGCGGGCGGCTGAGCGCGGGGGTGCGCCCCGACGGCTGGTTCGAGCTGACGGCCGAGCTGGATCCCGCCGGGGTGCCGGGGCCCGGCGGCGGGCAGGACCGGGGCGCCGAGGACGAGTACGGACCGGCGGTCACGGCCTGACCGTACGGACCGGCGGTCACGGCCTGACCGCACGCCTCAGGACGCCTGGCCGCCACTCTGAACACCTGGCCTGGCGCCTGACTACGGCCGCTACAGCTGTTACGGCTGCTACGGCTCAGAGCCAGCCGGCCTCGCGGGCGATGCGGATCGCGTCCACCCGGTTGCGGGCGTTCAGCTTGGTCACGACGGAGGTCAGATAGTTCCGCACGGTGCCTGCCGACAGGTAGAGCCGGGCCGCGATCTGCGCCGCGCCCTCGCCCTCGGAGGCGAGCAGCAGCACCTCGCGCTCCCGTGGCGTCAGCGGCTCCGGCTCGTTGTCCAGCGCCGCCAGCACGAGCTGCTGGTCCATCACCCGCTCGCCCCTGGCGACGGCCCTGATCGCCTGGCTGAGCGCGTCGGGGCTGCTGTCCTTGAGCAGGAAGCCGGAGACGCGTGCGGCCAGCGCCCGGCGCAGGTTCCCCGGCCTGCCCAGGCTGGTCAGCATCATGGTGCGGCACTCGGGGACGGCGGTGTGCAGCGCGGCGGCGGCGGTCAGACCGTCCATGCCGGGCAGATCGATGTCGAGTACGGCGACGTCGGGCCGGAGTTCCGTGGCACGCGGCAGGATGTCGGAGCCGTTGGACAGCTCGGCCACCACTTCGATGTCGGGTTCCAGCTCCAGCAGCGCGACGAGCGCCTGCCGCAGCATCCGCATATCCTCAGCGATGAGAACCCTGACCACGTCGCCCCCCGAACGTCACTCTGGTTCGCCGCGCACCGTCTTTCCGGACCGGTCCTTCGGCCTGCGCTCGCGGCGAGGGGCAGTCCGGGAGTCAGCCCCCGAAAGAACCCAGTACCCCCAACCGCCCACCTCCATACGATTATTCCCAAATCTTTTTGACGTCTCCACTGCACCTCCCGTGATTCCGCCACTCGTGAAGAGGGCGCGATAAGCCGCGCCCACCTGGTTGAAGAATGTCCGTTCGACAGAGGCGGGCACGTACGCCTCACGCGCATCCGTGACGCCGGTTCCCGAATTGGCGAAATCCTGCCGCCAATTCTTCCCAGCCACGCCCCGTGAAACGCGTTCTGTCTCCGCTACCCCATACGCAACAGGCCGACGGGGGCCGCTGCCGGGCCGACGGGATAGCCCGCCCGCATGCCCGGGGCGAACTCGGCGTGCAGTGCGCGCACCTCGCCCCGCAGGAACTGCTCGCGCAGCACGGAACCGGCGATCTTGGCGCTTCCGGCGCGGCGCAGCGTTCCCGGGCGTACGAGCAGCACGCCGTCCACCGCGGCCCCGAACTCCGCCGCGATCCGGGCCCGTACCTCCTCGGCGAGCCGGGGCAGCCCGGCCCGCGAGCCACCCGCCGTACGGACCTCCTGCACCACGACCAGATGCCCGGTGCCGGGTCCGGTGCAGAACACCCGGGCGGTGCCCAAGGGGCGTCGGCAGCCGAGCAGCTCGCGCTCGGCGTCCTGGGTGTGCAGCGTCACCCCGCTGGTCAGGAGCGTCTCGTGGAGCCGCCCGGTGAAGCGCACCTCTCCGTTCCGTACGAACCCCAGGTCCCCGGTACGCAGATAGCCGCCCGCGCCCTCCGCGGTGCGGGCGCCGAAGACGTCGGCGGCGTCCGGGGGGTTGCCCCAGTGACCGGAGGCGACGGCCGGGCCGCGGGCCCAGATCTCGCCCTGCTCACCGTCGGGAAGCGTGGCGCGGGTGTGCGGGTCGACCACGCGCAGCTCCGCGCCGGGGACCGGGCCGCGTCCCGCGGTGGCGAGCCACGGCGCGGCCTCGGCGGGGGCGTAGCCGGGGACGAACACGCCGGGGGCCAGGCCGGCCGCCGTACAGCGCCGCGCGAAGGCCGCCATGGTGGCGGCGGAGACCGGCTCGCCGGCGTTCACCGCGGTGCGCAGCCGGGACAGGTCGGGGAGGGTCGCGCCCGGTTCGCCGAGGGCGCGGGCCGCGCATCGGGCGAAGTGGGAGTCGGGGGCGACGGTCTCGGTGACGGCGTGCAGGCTGATGGCCCGCAGCCACTCGACGGGGTCGGGACGGGGCGGCAGGAGGACGGCGGTGGCGCCCAGCCACAGCGGGTGCAGCAGTTGTCCGATGAGGCCGAGGGTGTGGTGCCGGGGCAGCCAGCCGCCGATCCGGGAGGTCCGGCCGGTGCCCAGCATCCGCCGCAGCGCGCACATGATGGCGAGGAGGCTGCCGTGGGTGATGCGCGCGCCGCGCGGGGCGGTGGCGGGCCCGGAGTCGTACGCCAGCAGGGCGAGGGTGTCGGGGGTGGTGCGGGCAGGCTGCCAGGTGACGCGGGGGTCGCGGTGTGCGGACGCCCGGCGGGCGCGACGGGTGTCCGCCGTGGGCGGCAGGCAGTCGACCGCGAGGCAGGTCAGCCGCAGGCGGCCCGCCAGCGTGAGCTGCCGGGAGATCTCGCTGGCGTGCGCGGCCTCGGTCAGCACCAGGTGTACGGCGGCGTCCTTGGCGATGGCGGCGGTGCGCTCGACGGCCGTACGGGAGGGGGTCGGCGCCGGTACGGGGACCGCGACGGCCCCCACGTAGAGGCAGGCGAGCAGGGCCGCGGCGGCGTGCGGCCCGCTGTCCATGGCGATGAGCACCCGTCTGCCGGGGGCGTCGTGGGTCCGGAGCCAGGTCGCCACGGCACGCGCCCGGTGGTCGAGTTCGTGGTGGAGGACCCGTTGGGTGGGGCCGACCGCGGGCTGGTGGATCACCGCCGTGTCACCGGCACTCCGCGTGGCGCGCGCCAGCAGGGTGTCGGCCAGGTTCGCGGTTAGGGGCATCGACTCAACTCCGTGGCGCCTGACGTCCGGAGCCCCAGTGTCACGACGGCGTCTCGCGTGCGACTTGATCACCACTGGATACCGCCCCGTACCCGAGGTGAGGGTGCCGAGCGGAGGCCGGCGACGTCCGCCCTCCGCCTCAGCCCTGCCGCCCGACGGGCACGGCGGCGTGGCGCACCGGGTCAGTGCACCAGGGTCAGTTCATCAGGCCGGGCGCCTGGACGTCGGCGACCGAGAAGCCGGGCATGGCACGGTCCATGGCGAGGGACGAGAGGTCGGACACCGACGGGACGCCGCGGTCCAAGAGCTGGGTGGCCGAGGGGACGTTGCTGAGCGGGTCCCCCTGTCCGGCCTGCGGGAGCTGGCCCTGCTGGAGGGGGAGCCCCGCCTGCGGCAGCGATCCGGTGCTGGGGAGGCTGGGGACGCTCTTCTGGGCGCCGGTGTTGGCGAGTTCCGGCCGCAGCACTCCGGCGAGGGGCCCGACCACCCCCTCGCCGTCGAGACCCGCGCCGAGGGCGGAGGCGGGGCCGGCGCCGGCGACGACTCCGAAGGCGCCGAGGGCGACGGCACCGAGGGACTTCAAGGTTCCCTGCTTCATAAGAAATCTATCCTTGAGACGGGGGAGTTGAGCAGCACTGCAAAATAGCCGCGATTTTGACACCACCGCAAACATCACGAGGGCGGGGAGTTCACCTTCGCGTCTTTTCCGAACGGTTCACCTCAACCGTTTCCAGCGATGTATCCGCTGGTCACCGGCGATGGCGACGCCATGGACGGAACAGCCATTCGAGATCCGGCGCGCCGCACGCCCACCTGATGGCGTCATTGATCGCCGGGAGATGTTCACCGCATGGATTGAATGCGCATCTCATCGCATCGACTGCGGAACGGAGTACGCAGCTCGGGCGATGCCGGAGAGGACGAAACACGTAACCGGGGCGCGCCGCGCGCGCGGCGCGGACGGCACGGACGACGTAATCCGGGTACGGGTACGGGGGCACCCGGCGGCGGCTCGCTACGACTGCTTGCCGCTGGTGATCCGCACGGTCCATACCCCGTCGGCGGTGCGTTCGCGCACCTGGACCCGCAGACCGCCGGGGTCTATGTCGAGGGCCTCCCCGACGCCGAGGGGAGCGTCCGCGAGCTTGGGATAGACCGACTCGCCGTGGCATGCCTCGCTGCCGGGGTGGGCGTCGAGCACCTCTATCGGGCCGTCGCCGGAGGCTATGTCACTGCGCACGCGGTAGACCAGCACGCCTTCGGCGCATATCCCCGCATCGTTACCGAAGGCGCCTCGCGCCTCTATGGCCAGCACCTCGGCCGGGCCGGTACGGATCACGACCAGGCGGGTGCGGAGGTCGGCGCCGGGCGCGCCCCGGGGTGCGGGGGCCCCTATGGGTGCGAGGCTGTGCACGGTGCGCCTGGGGTTGCGCAGGCAGGTGACCTGACGCCCGCGAAGCCAGCCGAGCTTCCATTTGTGCCAGCCGAAGGGGTCGGGGGCCAAGCCGAACTGGCTGCCCATCAGGTCCCAGTCGCCGACCCGGGTGTCCCAGTCGTCGCCGCCGTCGGTGGGTCGGCGATACAGGTCGGGCAGGTCGAAGACATGACCCGTCTCATGGGCGAGGACATGCAGGTCAGGGGGGTGGTTCTCAAAGACCGTGACGAGGCGGCGCAGCGGGGTGCCGTCGGCGTGCAGCGGCTGGTCGAAGTTGACGACCTTGGTCGCGTCGGCGTCGATGCCGGGGGCGTCGGGGTCGGCGACGAGGTAGACGATGTCATAGCGGGCGAAGTCGACGGCGGGGTCGGCGGCGGCGACGGCGTCCCGCAGATAGGCGGTGCGATGGGCGGGGTCCCAGTCACGCTGTATGGCGTACGAGGTGGATTCCTCGGGCATGGCCGTCCACCGCCGCATGGGGTGGACGCGCAGGTCGAACTGCCCGTAGGAGGCGCGCCGGAAGAAGTCGGAGGTGTCCGGGAAGTGGTCGGCGACCAGCTCGTCGGGGGTGGTGTAGGGCTCCGCGTCCGGGAACGACAGGAAGATCATCACCGCGTCGAGGGTCCGGGTGGGGCGCGGATAGCCGGTGTTCCA
Coding sequences within it:
- a CDS encoding sensor histidine kinase, producing the protein MQGNPVPDDAGHAAETHQDDLAPRMAVIITAVVLLGYFTVAVTYVVDAHPSAKALDAALLMLTLLPALAVLLALQLAHSFPGLAPRLSGARHWTLGLQALLTFLPFAVFKHAWLGTPGFLAGSALLVLRSPLSWIAFGGIMATTDVLLFQVGFGWGEVAYTTVSTALTGLVVFGLSRLTGLVSEVYRSRAELARLAIAQERLRFARDVHDLLGYSLSTITLKCELVHRLVPEQNSRARQELHEILEASRQALADVRTVARGYRRMSLTAEAGTAQSMLAAVGIHTTTRLECGELPNLVDTVLASVLREGLTNVLRHSKAQHCTIEALRGDRTVRLTLANDGVGKPSTILRCDGADGADGGSGLGNLTARMEHLGGRLSAGVRPDGWFELTAELDPAGVPGPGGGQDRGAEDEYGPAVTA
- a CDS encoding response regulator, coding for MVRVLIAEDMRMLRQALVALLELEPDIEVVAELSNGSDILPRATELRPDVAVLDIDLPGMDGLTAAAALHTAVPECRTMMLTSLGRPGNLRRALAARVSGFLLKDSSPDALSQAIRAVARGERVMDQQLVLAALDNEPEPLTPREREVLLLASEGEGAAQIAARLYLSAGTVRNYLTSVVTKLNARNRVDAIRIAREAGWL
- a CDS encoding AMP-binding protein, which encodes MPLTANLADTLLARATRSAGDTAVIHQPAVGPTQRVLHHELDHRARAVATWLRTHDAPGRRVLIAMDSGPHAAAALLACLYVGAVAVPVPAPTPSRTAVERTAAIAKDAAVHLVLTEAAHASEISRQLTLAGRLRLTCLAVDCLPPTADTRRARRASAHRDPRVTWQPARTTPDTLALLAYDSGPATAPRGARITHGSLLAIMCALRRMLGTGRTSRIGGWLPRHHTLGLIGQLLHPLWLGATAVLLPPRPDPVEWLRAISLHAVTETVAPDSHFARCAARALGEPGATLPDLSRLRTAVNAGEPVSAATMAAFARRCTAAGLAPGVFVPGYAPAEAAPWLATAGRGPVPGAELRVVDPHTRATLPDGEQGEIWARGPAVASGHWGNPPDAADVFGARTAEGAGGYLRTGDLGFVRNGEVRFTGRLHETLLTSGVTLHTQDAERELLGCRRPLGTARVFCTGPGTGHLVVVQEVRTAGGSRAGLPRLAEEVRARIAAEFGAAVDGVLLVRPGTLRRAGSAKIAGSVLREQFLRGEVRALHAEFAPGMRAGYPVGPAAAPVGLLRMG
- a CDS encoding M6 family metalloprotease domain-containing protein, whose product is MERPQIPERVARPPWPRRAGSVLTSLTALIATTVISGPAAAADPGGPCVLARGDVHHSEGLDTWNTGYPRPTRTLDAVMIFLSFPDAEPYTTPDELVADHFPDTSDFFRRASYGQFDLRVHPMRRWTAMPEESTSYAIQRDWDPAHRTAYLRDAVAAADPAVDFARYDIVYLVADPDAPGIDADATKVVNFDQPLHADGTPLRRLVTVFENHPPDLHVLAHETGHVFDLPDLYRRPTDGGDDWDTRVGDWDLMGSQFGLAPDPFGWHKWKLGWLRGRQVTCLRNPRRTVHSLAPIGAPAPRGAPGADLRTRLVVIRTGPAEVLAIEARGAFGNDAGICAEGVLVYRVRSDIASGDGPIEVLDAHPGSEACHGESVYPKLADAPLGVGEALDIDPGGLRVQVRERTADGVWTVRITSGKQS